From the Astyanax mexicanus isolate ESR-SI-001 chromosome 9, AstMex3_surface, whole genome shotgun sequence genome, one window contains:
- the LOC103042506 gene encoding extracellular calcium-sensing receptor isoform X1 — protein sequence MQLLQVTTLLLMLLLLILLCLSHGASEMDCERWQDLDSAVVHKEGHVILAGLLPIHSKGEEQELSFVSSPGKRRCRGFNLRAFRWSQAMIYFIEEINRNPNLLPNITLGYRLYDTCWLVALSMRSALSAVSQPLKRNSTGACSSPSIPVIIGDSGSSLTIAISRLLNLFRVPLVSYFASCACLSDRKNFPYFFRTVPSDNYQASALARLIKHFGWTWVGAMGADDAYGRTALEMFSAEVTRLGMCLAFRAIIPKVPTQQQLQELVQIIRDSTARVLVAVATEEDMQPLIEEMIRQNVTGRQWVASEAWVTSTLFSTIYPSLSGTIGFAIRRADIPGLKTFLQNLQPLAEPYNPSAIEFWETQFQCSFNKDLPLSMGDPVQFNRTCTGQERIEDTETIYNDVSQLRVTYNLHKAVYAVAHALHNLLMCQKEGGNSDKQQQCPDILNLQPWQVIQYLKEVNFTNMFGDTVNFDEYGDPAGSYDIINWHKGEEGRPLEFATVGRFDSSLPTEQQLVIHQDKLMWHAGSKEVPVSMCSASCLPGYRKATRKGEPVCCYDCVPCAEGTISNSIDQSECTFCPEDLWSNPQRNSCVEKQIEFLSYTEGFGMALAATAILGVVATVTVATIFLRHRDTPLVRANNSELSFLLLLSLTFCFLCALTFLGQPSRWACPLRRTAFGLTFALCLSCLLSKTLVVLMAFRATLPGDNTARWFRPPQQRMGVFLCSALQCAICVAWLTTAPPYPVKNNWLYRDRIILECHLGSVALFCCVLGYIGCLAVFCFILAFLARKLPGNFNEAKFITFSMLIFCAVWIAYIPAYVSSPGKFTVAVEIFAILASSFGVLLCIFAPKCYIIIFMPEKNTKKYLMSQKVSR from the exons ATGCAGCTCCTCCAGGTCACAACacttctgctgatgctgctgctgcttattcTCCTGTGCCTCTCACACGGTGCCTCTGAGATGGACTGCGAGCGCTGGCAGGACCTGGACTCTGCGGTGGTCCATAAGGAGGGCCATGTGATTCTAGCTGGATTGCTTCCCATCCACTCTAAGGGAGAGGAGCAGGAGCTGAGCTTTGTGAGTTCACCAGGCAAGAGGAGATGCAGGGG GTTTAACCTGCGTGCGTTCCGTTGGTCTCAGGCCATGATCTACTTCATTGAGGAGATCAACAGAAATCCTAACCTGCTGCCAAACATCACGCTGGGCTACAGGCTGTATGACACCTGCTGGCTGGTGGCCCTGTCAATGAGATCGGCCTTGTCTGCTGTGTCTCAGCCCCTGAAGAGGAACAGCACAGGGGCGTGCTCATCTCCCAGTATCCCTGTAATCATAGGAGACTCTGGATCCTCCCTGACTATAGCCATCTCCAGACTGCTCAATCTGTTCAGAGTCCCACTG GTAAGCTACTTTGCCTCATGTGCCTGCCTGAGCGACAGAAAGAACTTCCCCTACTTCTTCCGCACAGTCCCCAGTGACAACTACCAGGCCAGTGCTCTTGCCCGCCTCATAAAGCACTTTGGTTGGACGTGGGTAGGTGCGATGGGTGCTGATGATGCTTATGGGCGAACTGCCTTGGAGATGTTCAGTGCTGAAGTGACCCGTCTGGGCATGTGCTTGGCTTTTCGTGCCATAATTCCCAAAGTACCCACTCAGCAGCAACTACAGGAGCTTGTACAGATAATTCGAGACTCTACAGCACGTGTGCTGGTGGCTGTTGCTACTGAGGAGGACATGCAGCCCTTGATTGAAGAGATGATCAGGCAGAATGTAACGGGCAGGCAGTGGGTCGCCAGTGAAGCATGGGTAACATCCACTCTGTTCTCCACGATCTACCCCTCTCTCAGTGGCACCATCGGTTTCGCCATTCGCAGGGCTGACATCCCCGGCCTAAAAACATTCCTCCAAAATCTGCAACCACTAGCGGAACCATATAATCCTTCTGCCATTGAATTCTGGGAAACACAGTTCCAGTGCTCCTTTAATAAAGACTTACCACTCAGTATGGGCGACCCAGTCCAATTTAACCGGACCTGCACCGGACAGGAGAGGATCGAGGACACTGAGACCATCTACAATGATGTGTCCCAACTCCGAGTGACGTATAACCTGCACAAGGCAGTCTATGCTGTAGCACATGCACTACACAACCTGCTTATGTGCCAGAAGGAGGGGGGCAATTCTGATAAGCAGCAGCAGTGTCCAGATATTCTTAACCTGCAGCCCTGGCAG GTGATACAATACCTGAAGGAGGTGAACTTCACCAACATGTTTGGGGACACTGTAAATTTTGATGAGTATGGAGACCCTGCAGGGTCATACGATATCATAAACTGGCACAAAGGAGAGGAAGGCAGACCACTGGAGTTTGCTACAGTCGGACGCTTCGACTCCTCTCTACCAACTGAACAGCAGCTTGTGATCCACCAGGACAAACTCATGTGGCACGCGGGATCCAAGGAG GTGCCTGTGTCTATGTGCTCAGCTAGCTGTCTGCCAGGCTACAGGAAGGCCACGCGTAAGGGCGAACCTGTCTGCTGCTACGATTGCGTGCCCTGTGCTGAGGGCACCATCAGCAACAGCATAG ACCAGTCAGAGTGCACGTTCTGCCCTGAGGACCTCTGGTCCAATCCACAGCGTAACAGCTGTGTTGAGAAACAGATTGAGTTCCTGTCCTACACCGAGGGTTTCGGGATGGCCCTGGCAGCCACAGCCATCCTGGGTGTTGTTGCGACGGTCACTGTGGCTACTATATTTCTCCGTCACCGTGACACGCCCCTGGTCCGTGCCAACAACTCCGAGCTGAGCTTCCTTCTGCTGCTGTCTCTCACGTTCTGCTTCCTGTGTGCCCTCACCTTCCTGGGCCAACCGTCACGCTGGGCCTGTCCACTCAGACGCACAGCTTTCGGTCTGACCTTTGCCCTCTGCCTCTCCTGTCTGCTGAGCAAAACTCTGGTGGTCCTCATGGCCTTCAGGGCCACTCTGCCCGGCGACAACACTGCACGCTGGTTCCGGCCCCCTCAGCAGCGAATGGGCGTGTTCCTGTGCTCGGCCTTACAGTGTGCCATCTGTGTGGCTTGGTTAACCACAGCCCCGCCTTATCCAGTGAAGAACAACTGGCTGTACAGAGACCGGATTATTCTAGAATGTCACCTGGGCTCTGTGGCGTTGTTCTGCTGTGTGCTCGGCTACATCGGCTGCCTCGCCGTCTTTTGCTTCATCCTGGCCTTTCTGGCTCGGAAGCTTCCAGGTAACTTTAATGAAGCTAAGTTCATCACATTCAGCATGCTCATATTCTGTGCAGTTTGGATCGCCTACATCCCAGCTTACGTCAGCTCTCCTGGGAAGTTCACTGTAGCTGTGGAGATATTTGCTATTTTAGCCTCTAGTTTTGGGGTACTTCTGTGCATTTTTGCCCCCAAATGTTACATCATCATCTTTATGCCTGAGAAGAATACCAAAAAGTATCTCATGTCTCAGAAAGTCAGCAGGTGA
- the LOC103039619 gene encoding extracellular calcium-sensing receptor-like isoform X2 encodes MQLLQVTTLLLMLLLLILLCPEHSASEIECERWADLDSGVFQKEGQIILAGYFPIHSQDVPQELSFESAPGKTRCKGFNLRSFRWSQAMIYFIEEINRNPNLLPNITLGYRLYDHCWMVAQSVSYFASCACLSDKKKFPYFFRTIPSDAYQASALARLVKHLGWTWIGAMGGDDAYGRTALEIFLAEVTRLGLCTSFQAIIPKVPTQQQLEKLVKIIKDSTARVLVAFSLEEDIQPVIEEMIRQNVTDRQWVASEAWVTSTLISSGYPNLSGTIGFAIRRADIPGLKKFLQNLQPLAEPYNPSAREFWEIQFQCSFNKDLPLGMGDLEHYNRTCTGQERIEDTDTIYNDVSQLRVTYNLHKAVYAVAHALHNLLMCQKEGGSSDKQQQCPDIYNLQPWQVIPYLKKVNFTNEFGDSVYFDEFGNAAGSYDIVNWHKGAEGRPLEIVKIGRFDSYLPTEQQLVLYEENIVWHDGSKTVPVSVCSASCLPGYRKATRKGQPLCCYDCVPCAEGSISNSIDQSECTSCPEDLWSNPQRNSCVEKQIEFLSYTEGFGMALAATAIVGVVATSSVAVIFLRHRDTPLVRANNSELSFLLLLSLTFCFLCALTFLGQPSRWACPLRRTAFGLTFALCLSCLLSKTLVVLMAFRATLPGDNTARWFRPPQQRMGVFLCWALQCAICVAWLTTAPPYPVKNNWLYRDRIILECHLGSVALFCCVLGYIGCLAVFCFILAFLARKLPGNFNEAKFITFSMLIFCAVWIAYIPAYVSSPGKFTVAVEIFAILASSFGVLLCIFAPKCYIIIFMPEKNTKKYLMSQKVR; translated from the exons ATGCAGCTCCTCCAGGTCACAACacttctgctgatgctgctgctgcttattcTCTTGTGCCCTGAACATTCTGCCTCTGAGATAGAATGTGAACGCTGGGCAGACCTGGACTCTGGAGTTTTCCAAAAGGAGGGCCAGATAATTCTGGCTGGATATTTTCCCATCCACTCTCAGGATGTTCCTCAGGAGCTGAGCTTTGAGAGTGCACCAGGCAAAACAAGATGCAAGGG GTTTAACCTTCGTTCGTTCCGTTGGTCTCAGGCCATGATCTACTTCATTGAGGAGATCAACAGAAACCCTAACCTGCTGCCAAACATTACGCTGGGATACAGGCTGTATGACCATTGCTGGATGGTGGCACAGTCT GTTAGCTATTTTGCCTCATGTGCCTGCCTGAGCGATAAAAAGAAGTTCCCATACTTCTTCCGTACAATCCCCAGTGATGCGTATCAGGCCAGTGCTCTTGCCCGCCTCGTCAAGCACCTTGGTTGGACATGGATAGGCGCAATGGGGGGTGACGACGCCTATGGGCGAACTGCCTTGGAAATCTTCCTCGCTGAGGTGACTCGTCTGGGCCTGTGCACATCTTTCCAGGCCATTATTCCCAAAGTACCCACTCAGCAGCAACTCGAGAAATTAGTGAAGATAATTAAAGACTCCACAGCACGTGTGCTGGTGGCTTTCTCCCTTGAGGAAGACATTCAGCCTGTGATTGAAGAGATGATCAGGCAGAATGTAACAGACAGGCAGTGGGTTGCCAGTGAAGCGTGGGTAACTTCCACTCTCATCTCCTCTGGCTACCCCAATCTCAGTGGCACTATCGGTTTCGCCATCCGCAGGGCTGACATCCCCGGCCTCAAAAAATTCCTCCAAAATCTGCAACCTTTGGCTGAACCGTATAACCCTTCTGCTAGAGAATTCTGGGAAATACAGTTCCAGTGCTCCTTTAATAAAGACTTACCACTCGGTATGGGAGATCTTGAGCACTATAACCGAACCTGCACCGGACAGGAGAGGATCGAGGACACTGACACCATCTACAATGATGTGTCCCAACTCCGAGTGACGTATAACCTGCACAAGGCAGTCTATGCTGTAGCACATGCACTACACAACCTGCTTATGTGCCAGAAGGAAGGGGGCAGTTCTGATAAGCAGCAGCAGTGTCCAGATATCTATAACCTGCAGCCCTGGCAG GTGATTCCCTACCTAAAGAAAGTGAACTTCACCAACGAGTTTGGGGACTCGGTATATTTTGATGAGTTTGGGAACGCAGCGGGGTCGTATGATATTGTAAACTGGCACAAGGGAGCAGAGGGCAGGCCACTGGAGATTGTTAAAATCGGACGATTCGACTCCTACCTTCCAACTGAGCAGCAGCTAGTTCTCTATGAGGAGAACATTGTGTGGCATGATGGATCCAAGACG GTGCCTGTGTCTGTGTGCTCAGCAAGCTGTCTGCCCGGCTACAGGAAGGCCACACGTAAAGGCCAGCCTCTCTGCTGCTATGATTGTGTGCCCTGTGCTGAGGGGAGCATCAGCAACAGCATAG accaGTCGGAGTGCACGTCCTGCCCTGAGGACCTCTGGTCCAATCCACAGCGTAACAGCTGTGTGGAGAAACAGATTGAGTTCCTGTCCTACACCGAGGGTTTCGGGATGGCCCTGGCAGCCACAGCCATCGTGGGCGTTGTTGCTACCTCTAGCGTGGCTGTTATTTTCCTCCGTCACCGTGACACGCCCCTGGTCCGTGCCAACAACTCTGAGCTGAGTTTCCTTCTGCTGCTGTCTCTCACTTTCTGCTTCCTGTGTGCCCTCACCTTCCTGGGCCAACCGTCACGCTGGGCCTGCCCACTCAGACGCACGGCTTTCGGTTTGACCTTTGCCCTATGCCTCTCTTGCCTGCTGAGCAAAACTCTGGTGGTCCTCATGGCCTTCAGGGCCACTCTGCCCGGCGACAACACTGCACGCTGGTTCCGGCCCCCTCAGCAGCGAATGGGCGTGTTCCTGTGCTGGGCCTTACAGTGTGCCATCTGTGTGGCTTGGTTAACCACGGCCCCGCCTTATCCAGTGAAGAACAACTGGCTGTACAGAGACCGGATTATTCTAGAATGTCACCTGGGCTCTGTGGCGTTGTTCTGCTGTGTGCTCGGCTACATCGGCTGCCTCGCCGTCTTTTGCTTCATCCTGGCCTTTCTGGCTCGGAAGCTTCCAGGTAACTTTAATGAAGCTAAGTTCATCACATTCAGCATGCTCATATTCTGTGCAGTTTGGATCGCCTACATCCCAGCTTACGTCAGCTCTCCTGGGAAGTTCACTGTAGCTGTGGAGATATTTGCTATTTTAGCCTCTAGTTTTGGGGTACTTCTGTGCATTTTTGCCCCCAAATGTTACATCATCATCTTTATGCCTGAGAAGAATACCAAAAAGTATCTCATGTCTCAGAAAGTCAGGTGA
- the LOC103039619 gene encoding extracellular calcium-sensing receptor-like isoform X1 has protein sequence MQLLQVTTLLLMLLLLILLCPEHSASEIECERWADLDSGVFQKEGQIILAGYFPIHSQDVPQELSFESAPGKTRCKGFNLRSFRWSQAMIYFIEEINRNPNLLPNITLGYRLYDHCWMVAQSVRSSLSVVSQSLKRNSTGACSSPPIPLIIGDPSSSLSMGISRLLNLFKVPLVSYFASCACLSDKKKFPYFFRTIPSDAYQASALARLVKHLGWTWIGAMGGDDAYGRTALEIFLAEVTRLGLCTSFQAIIPKVPTQQQLEKLVKIIKDSTARVLVAFSLEEDIQPVIEEMIRQNVTDRQWVASEAWVTSTLISSGYPNLSGTIGFAIRRADIPGLKKFLQNLQPLAEPYNPSAREFWEIQFQCSFNKDLPLGMGDLEHYNRTCTGQERIEDTDTIYNDVSQLRVTYNLHKAVYAVAHALHNLLMCQKEGGSSDKQQQCPDIYNLQPWQVIPYLKKVNFTNEFGDSVYFDEFGNAAGSYDIVNWHKGAEGRPLEIVKIGRFDSYLPTEQQLVLYEENIVWHDGSKTVPVSVCSASCLPGYRKATRKGQPLCCYDCVPCAEGSISNSIDQSECTSCPEDLWSNPQRNSCVEKQIEFLSYTEGFGMALAATAIVGVVATSSVAVIFLRHRDTPLVRANNSELSFLLLLSLTFCFLCALTFLGQPSRWACPLRRTAFGLTFALCLSCLLSKTLVVLMAFRATLPGDNTARWFRPPQQRMGVFLCWALQCAICVAWLTTAPPYPVKNNWLYRDRIILECHLGSVALFCCVLGYIGCLAVFCFILAFLARKLPGNFNEAKFITFSMLIFCAVWIAYIPAYVSSPGKFTVAVEIFAILASSFGVLLCIFAPKCYIIIFMPEKNTKKYLMSQKVR, from the exons ATGCAGCTCCTCCAGGTCACAACacttctgctgatgctgctgctgcttattcTCTTGTGCCCTGAACATTCTGCCTCTGAGATAGAATGTGAACGCTGGGCAGACCTGGACTCTGGAGTTTTCCAAAAGGAGGGCCAGATAATTCTGGCTGGATATTTTCCCATCCACTCTCAGGATGTTCCTCAGGAGCTGAGCTTTGAGAGTGCACCAGGCAAAACAAGATGCAAGGG GTTTAACCTTCGTTCGTTCCGTTGGTCTCAGGCCATGATCTACTTCATTGAGGAGATCAACAGAAACCCTAACCTGCTGCCAAACATTACGCTGGGATACAGGCTGTATGACCATTGCTGGATGGTGGCACAGTCTGTAAGATCATCTTTGTCTGTGGTCTCTCAATCCCTGAAGAGGAACAGTACAGGAGCGTGCTCATCTCCCCCCATTCCTTTAATTATAGGAGACCCGTCATCCAGCCTGTCTATGGGCATCTCCAGACTGCTCAATCTGTTTAAAGTCCCACTA GTTAGCTATTTTGCCTCATGTGCCTGCCTGAGCGATAAAAAGAAGTTCCCATACTTCTTCCGTACAATCCCCAGTGATGCGTATCAGGCCAGTGCTCTTGCCCGCCTCGTCAAGCACCTTGGTTGGACATGGATAGGCGCAATGGGGGGTGACGACGCCTATGGGCGAACTGCCTTGGAAATCTTCCTCGCTGAGGTGACTCGTCTGGGCCTGTGCACATCTTTCCAGGCCATTATTCCCAAAGTACCCACTCAGCAGCAACTCGAGAAATTAGTGAAGATAATTAAAGACTCCACAGCACGTGTGCTGGTGGCTTTCTCCCTTGAGGAAGACATTCAGCCTGTGATTGAAGAGATGATCAGGCAGAATGTAACAGACAGGCAGTGGGTTGCCAGTGAAGCGTGGGTAACTTCCACTCTCATCTCCTCTGGCTACCCCAATCTCAGTGGCACTATCGGTTTCGCCATCCGCAGGGCTGACATCCCCGGCCTCAAAAAATTCCTCCAAAATCTGCAACCTTTGGCTGAACCGTATAACCCTTCTGCTAGAGAATTCTGGGAAATACAGTTCCAGTGCTCCTTTAATAAAGACTTACCACTCGGTATGGGAGATCTTGAGCACTATAACCGAACCTGCACCGGACAGGAGAGGATCGAGGACACTGACACCATCTACAATGATGTGTCCCAACTCCGAGTGACGTATAACCTGCACAAGGCAGTCTATGCTGTAGCACATGCACTACACAACCTGCTTATGTGCCAGAAGGAAGGGGGCAGTTCTGATAAGCAGCAGCAGTGTCCAGATATCTATAACCTGCAGCCCTGGCAG GTGATTCCCTACCTAAAGAAAGTGAACTTCACCAACGAGTTTGGGGACTCGGTATATTTTGATGAGTTTGGGAACGCAGCGGGGTCGTATGATATTGTAAACTGGCACAAGGGAGCAGAGGGCAGGCCACTGGAGATTGTTAAAATCGGACGATTCGACTCCTACCTTCCAACTGAGCAGCAGCTAGTTCTCTATGAGGAGAACATTGTGTGGCATGATGGATCCAAGACG GTGCCTGTGTCTGTGTGCTCAGCAAGCTGTCTGCCCGGCTACAGGAAGGCCACACGTAAAGGCCAGCCTCTCTGCTGCTATGATTGTGTGCCCTGTGCTGAGGGGAGCATCAGCAACAGCATAG accaGTCGGAGTGCACGTCCTGCCCTGAGGACCTCTGGTCCAATCCACAGCGTAACAGCTGTGTGGAGAAACAGATTGAGTTCCTGTCCTACACCGAGGGTTTCGGGATGGCCCTGGCAGCCACAGCCATCGTGGGCGTTGTTGCTACCTCTAGCGTGGCTGTTATTTTCCTCCGTCACCGTGACACGCCCCTGGTCCGTGCCAACAACTCTGAGCTGAGTTTCCTTCTGCTGCTGTCTCTCACTTTCTGCTTCCTGTGTGCCCTCACCTTCCTGGGCCAACCGTCACGCTGGGCCTGCCCACTCAGACGCACGGCTTTCGGTTTGACCTTTGCCCTATGCCTCTCTTGCCTGCTGAGCAAAACTCTGGTGGTCCTCATGGCCTTCAGGGCCACTCTGCCCGGCGACAACACTGCACGCTGGTTCCGGCCCCCTCAGCAGCGAATGGGCGTGTTCCTGTGCTGGGCCTTACAGTGTGCCATCTGTGTGGCTTGGTTAACCACGGCCCCGCCTTATCCAGTGAAGAACAACTGGCTGTACAGAGACCGGATTATTCTAGAATGTCACCTGGGCTCTGTGGCGTTGTTCTGCTGTGTGCTCGGCTACATCGGCTGCCTCGCCGTCTTTTGCTTCATCCTGGCCTTTCTGGCTCGGAAGCTTCCAGGTAACTTTAATGAAGCTAAGTTCATCACATTCAGCATGCTCATATTCTGTGCAGTTTGGATCGCCTACATCCCAGCTTACGTCAGCTCTCCTGGGAAGTTCACTGTAGCTGTGGAGATATTTGCTATTTTAGCCTCTAGTTTTGGGGTACTTCTGTGCATTTTTGCCCCCAAATGTTACATCATCATCTTTATGCCTGAGAAGAATACCAAAAAGTATCTCATGTCTCAGAAAGTCAGGTGA
- the LOC103042506 gene encoding extracellular calcium-sensing receptor isoform X2 gives MIYFIEEINRNPNLLPNITLGYRLYDTCWLVALSMRSALSAVSQPLKRNSTGACSSPSIPVIIGDSGSSLTIAISRLLNLFRVPLVSYFASCACLSDRKNFPYFFRTVPSDNYQASALARLIKHFGWTWVGAMGADDAYGRTALEMFSAEVTRLGMCLAFRAIIPKVPTQQQLQELVQIIRDSTARVLVAVATEEDMQPLIEEMIRQNVTGRQWVASEAWVTSTLFSTIYPSLSGTIGFAIRRADIPGLKTFLQNLQPLAEPYNPSAIEFWETQFQCSFNKDLPLSMGDPVQFNRTCTGQERIEDTETIYNDVSQLRVTYNLHKAVYAVAHALHNLLMCQKEGGNSDKQQQCPDILNLQPWQVIQYLKEVNFTNMFGDTVNFDEYGDPAGSYDIINWHKGEEGRPLEFATVGRFDSSLPTEQQLVIHQDKLMWHAGSKEVPVSMCSASCLPGYRKATRKGEPVCCYDCVPCAEGTISNSIDQSECTFCPEDLWSNPQRNSCVEKQIEFLSYTEGFGMALAATAILGVVATVTVATIFLRHRDTPLVRANNSELSFLLLLSLTFCFLCALTFLGQPSRWACPLRRTAFGLTFALCLSCLLSKTLVVLMAFRATLPGDNTARWFRPPQQRMGVFLCSALQCAICVAWLTTAPPYPVKNNWLYRDRIILECHLGSVALFCCVLGYIGCLAVFCFILAFLARKLPGNFNEAKFITFSMLIFCAVWIAYIPAYVSSPGKFTVAVEIFAILASSFGVLLCIFAPKCYIIIFMPEKNTKKYLMSQKVSR, from the exons ATGATCTACTTCATTGAGGAGATCAACAGAAATCCTAACCTGCTGCCAAACATCACGCTGGGCTACAGGCTGTATGACACCTGCTGGCTGGTGGCCCTGTCAATGAGATCGGCCTTGTCTGCTGTGTCTCAGCCCCTGAAGAGGAACAGCACAGGGGCGTGCTCATCTCCCAGTATCCCTGTAATCATAGGAGACTCTGGATCCTCCCTGACTATAGCCATCTCCAGACTGCTCAATCTGTTCAGAGTCCCACTG GTAAGCTACTTTGCCTCATGTGCCTGCCTGAGCGACAGAAAGAACTTCCCCTACTTCTTCCGCACAGTCCCCAGTGACAACTACCAGGCCAGTGCTCTTGCCCGCCTCATAAAGCACTTTGGTTGGACGTGGGTAGGTGCGATGGGTGCTGATGATGCTTATGGGCGAACTGCCTTGGAGATGTTCAGTGCTGAAGTGACCCGTCTGGGCATGTGCTTGGCTTTTCGTGCCATAATTCCCAAAGTACCCACTCAGCAGCAACTACAGGAGCTTGTACAGATAATTCGAGACTCTACAGCACGTGTGCTGGTGGCTGTTGCTACTGAGGAGGACATGCAGCCCTTGATTGAAGAGATGATCAGGCAGAATGTAACGGGCAGGCAGTGGGTCGCCAGTGAAGCATGGGTAACATCCACTCTGTTCTCCACGATCTACCCCTCTCTCAGTGGCACCATCGGTTTCGCCATTCGCAGGGCTGACATCCCCGGCCTAAAAACATTCCTCCAAAATCTGCAACCACTAGCGGAACCATATAATCCTTCTGCCATTGAATTCTGGGAAACACAGTTCCAGTGCTCCTTTAATAAAGACTTACCACTCAGTATGGGCGACCCAGTCCAATTTAACCGGACCTGCACCGGACAGGAGAGGATCGAGGACACTGAGACCATCTACAATGATGTGTCCCAACTCCGAGTGACGTATAACCTGCACAAGGCAGTCTATGCTGTAGCACATGCACTACACAACCTGCTTATGTGCCAGAAGGAGGGGGGCAATTCTGATAAGCAGCAGCAGTGTCCAGATATTCTTAACCTGCAGCCCTGGCAG GTGATACAATACCTGAAGGAGGTGAACTTCACCAACATGTTTGGGGACACTGTAAATTTTGATGAGTATGGAGACCCTGCAGGGTCATACGATATCATAAACTGGCACAAAGGAGAGGAAGGCAGACCACTGGAGTTTGCTACAGTCGGACGCTTCGACTCCTCTCTACCAACTGAACAGCAGCTTGTGATCCACCAGGACAAACTCATGTGGCACGCGGGATCCAAGGAG GTGCCTGTGTCTATGTGCTCAGCTAGCTGTCTGCCAGGCTACAGGAAGGCCACGCGTAAGGGCGAACCTGTCTGCTGCTACGATTGCGTGCCCTGTGCTGAGGGCACCATCAGCAACAGCATAG ACCAGTCAGAGTGCACGTTCTGCCCTGAGGACCTCTGGTCCAATCCACAGCGTAACAGCTGTGTTGAGAAACAGATTGAGTTCCTGTCCTACACCGAGGGTTTCGGGATGGCCCTGGCAGCCACAGCCATCCTGGGTGTTGTTGCGACGGTCACTGTGGCTACTATATTTCTCCGTCACCGTGACACGCCCCTGGTCCGTGCCAACAACTCCGAGCTGAGCTTCCTTCTGCTGCTGTCTCTCACGTTCTGCTTCCTGTGTGCCCTCACCTTCCTGGGCCAACCGTCACGCTGGGCCTGTCCACTCAGACGCACAGCTTTCGGTCTGACCTTTGCCCTCTGCCTCTCCTGTCTGCTGAGCAAAACTCTGGTGGTCCTCATGGCCTTCAGGGCCACTCTGCCCGGCGACAACACTGCACGCTGGTTCCGGCCCCCTCAGCAGCGAATGGGCGTGTTCCTGTGCTCGGCCTTACAGTGTGCCATCTGTGTGGCTTGGTTAACCACAGCCCCGCCTTATCCAGTGAAGAACAACTGGCTGTACAGAGACCGGATTATTCTAGAATGTCACCTGGGCTCTGTGGCGTTGTTCTGCTGTGTGCTCGGCTACATCGGCTGCCTCGCCGTCTTTTGCTTCATCCTGGCCTTTCTGGCTCGGAAGCTTCCAGGTAACTTTAATGAAGCTAAGTTCATCACATTCAGCATGCTCATATTCTGTGCAGTTTGGATCGCCTACATCCCAGCTTACGTCAGCTCTCCTGGGAAGTTCACTGTAGCTGTGGAGATATTTGCTATTTTAGCCTCTAGTTTTGGGGTACTTCTGTGCATTTTTGCCCCCAAATGTTACATCATCATCTTTATGCCTGAGAAGAATACCAAAAAGTATCTCATGTCTCAGAAAGTCAGCAGGTGA